The genomic DNA TGGGATTAACTTTCAAGCCAGATACGGATGATATGCGCGACGCACCCGCTCTGGATCTGATTGAAAACCTGACCCGTCTGGGGGCAAAGGTGAAGGCATACGACCCGCTGGTTTCCCAGAGCGGAATGCGTCACGGTTTATCAAACGTTCTGGTCGAAACCGATGCGGAGCGTCTGGCAGACGGCTGCGATGCGCTGGTCGTTGTTACAGAATGGAAGCAGTTTGCCAACCTGGACTATAGCAAGATGGCAGAACTGATGAACAATCCCGTAATCATCGACGGTCGGAACTTCCTGGATCAGACGGCTATTGAGAAAGCAGGCTTCCGCTACGTCGGCGTCGGTCGTTAATTAATTCCGATCGCTTCTGTCCTTCTGGCAGTCGATCGTTTAATTCGATCGTTCAATTCGATCGTTCAATTCATAGTGATTGTCTGTCTTGATTTCGAGGGTTTGGGATAACCAAGCCCTTTTTTTCAAACCTTTTTTCAAGCCTTTTTTGTGGCGATCGCATTAGGATCGGGGAAAGCAGACCCCTTCGATCGTCGTTTATTCTGCAAACCCATGATAGAAATCCAATTTAGCCACGCCTGGGATTTGTCCCCGGAGGCAGCTGTAAAACTTCAGCACCAGCTTAAATCGGAGATTATCACGACCGATCGGTTTGGGGAGGTGCGATCGGTGGCGGGCGTGGATGTGGGGTTTGAGGATGGCGGTGATACAACCCGTGCAGCAGTTGCCGTGCTGAGCTTCCCGGAATTGCGCGTGGTGGAACGGTCGGTTGCGCGTCGTCCTACGAGTTTTCCCTATGTGCCCGGTCTACTGTCCTTTCGGGAAGTTCCGGCGGTACTGGATGCCCTGGAAAAGCTGCGATCGCTGCCCGATCTGCTGCTGTGCGATGGACAGGGAACAGCACATCCGCGTCGATTTGGCATTGCCTGTCATCTGGGACTGTTGACCAATCTACCTGCGATCGGCGTGGGCAAATCCCTTCTAGTCGGCAGGTATGAGGAAGTCTCGGACACTAAAGGCGCATGGCAACCGCTGATCCATCGCGGCGAGACGATCGGGGCTGTGCTGCGAACCCGTCCTGGCACGAAGCCACTGTTTATCTCTCCTGGACATCGAATTAGCTTACCCACGGCGATCGATTATGTGCTGCACTGTACGACCCGCTATCGACTCCCTGAAACCACCCGTGCGGCTCATAAACTGGCTTCGGAAACGTCGGCTGCTGAGGTTGATGCCATGCTTGAGAAGTCAGAATATTACGGTAAATCGGATGCCAAATCGGATATTTCTGAGAATGGACAGCTCGAACTCGGCATCTAAGTAGCTGGGCGCAATTAAACAACGGATGGATTTGGGGGTGGTGGGGGCTGTGCCCCCACCCTGGGGCGAAGCCCCAGACCCCCTCTATCTTCTAAATAATTACAACCACCTACTTAATATCTAATTAAGTTTTCTTCAGAATGAGAGAAGGGTCGAGCCACAGCGCCCCTAAAGACATCTTCTAAGTTAGGTCAGCAGGCTATAGTGGGAAAGGATTTTCGGGCATCAAACCCTTGCATCAAACCCTTGTACTTCCGTGAGTTCAGTGTAGTTTCCGATAGGAGAAAGTCATGACTGCCCCTCAACCTGCTTCGTCCGATCAGCCAACAACCAGCACCATTCCGGCAGAAGTCGTTCCCCAGCCCGAACCCGCTTTTGGATGGACTCGCTATGCGGAGTTAATCAACGGACGATTTGCCATGATTGGCTTTGTGGCGCTGCTCATTCTAGAATTCTTTACCGGACAGGACTTTTTTACCTGGCTAGGGCTGCGCTGAACGTTTGCCTCAATTGATTTGCCCTTACCTCAATCCCTTACCTCAATATTGATTAGGACGATCCGCCAAAGGCGGCTGCGCGAAGCGGTCGGAAAAGCCGCCCTGTTTCTACGGCAATCCGATCTTAAATTTTAGTAGCGATAGCTACAGTTTCCCTGGAAAGATGATATTTTGAAATGTAGAGGATTAACACAAGTTATCGATTAAGGATGTTCACAATGAACGCAAATCGTCGTCAGGCTATCACTAAGACCGCTCAACTTCACCGGGAAAATCTGCGCCGCAATCTGGAACGTCGCCTTGAAGCAGCGAGAGCAACCGGCGATCAAAACCTGGTCAAGATGCTGGAAGCAGAAGCAAATTATATTGGCTAGATTCACTGACTAGATTCACTGGCTAAACTCAGTGACTAAATTCAGTGAGGACTGGAAGGCTTTGTGGAAGTCGATGCGTTTCCCGCTTAGCCGTTGGTTATTCAACAAATTTTTGTCCAACCAATTCCTGTCCAACAAGTTTCCATTCAGTTAGCTCCATTGATTGTGAGGTTGGGTTCGTGACCTAACCTCATTTTTTGCGTTTCTAGATACCAATTAGTTTTTTATAGCGCCAGACCTTCTATAGCGCCAGACAAAGCTGCCGGAAATGATCGCCCCGCTGCTCAAAATTAGCGTACTGATCGAAGCTTGCACAGGCAGGAGACAGCAAAACGACCTTGGCATTTAGCTTTTGCGCCAGCTCTGCCGATCGCGTTACTGCCCGCTCCATCGTCTCGACCACTTCATAGGAAGCGTAGTTAATTTGCTGGAGCCGAGCGGCAAAGGTGGAAGCCGCACTGCCAATCAGCAGAACAAAGGCTGCTTTGCGCTGGATCATGTCAAGCCAAGCTTGGTCTTCTCCCGCTTTTGCCTCTCCTCCTGCAATAAGAATTGCGGGGGCATCGACTGCCGCTAAGCCTACTTCCGCCGCATCATAATTGGTGGCTTTGCTGTCGTTAATAAACTCAATGCCGTTCCAGGTACAAATCTGCTCCAGCCGATGGGAAACGCCCGGAAAGATGCGAATTGCCGTTTCGATCGCCGCTTTCTCAATTCCCGCCAGCCGTGCCGCTAGCACTGCCATTAATAAATTCTGCTGATTATGATCGCCTACCATCCGCAGCGCATTCACTGGAACGATCGGTTCTCCCTGCACGATCGCCCAACCTGATTCGATATAGGCACCGCGATCGGGATCACCAGGGAGGTTTGCCTTGCCAGATACGCTCGTCCAGTAAGCCTGCTGCCACTGGGAAGCAGCTTGTCTTAAATAAGGATCATCCCCGTTAAACACTTGATACTGGGACTGTTGCAGCAGATGTGCCTTGATGCTGTAGTAGTTTTCCAGCGTTTTGTGGCGGCTGAGATGATCGGGCGTAAAAGTTGTCCAAATCCCGACCTGGGGCGCGACGCTCGCCGAGGATTCAATCTGATAGCTGCTGAGTTCCGCGATCACCCAATCCGGTCGGTCGGGCAGCAGGGCAAGATCGCAGGCAGGATAGCCAATATTGCCGCAGGCGGGGGCATTCAATCCCGCAGCCTGGAAGATTGCCGCAATCAGGGCAGTGGTAGTCGTTTTGCCGTTGGTTCCCGTAATGCCAACCCAGGGACGATCGCTTAAAGCCTGCCATGCCAGTTCGATTTCGCCGATCGTTTGAATGCCCATCTGTCTTGCCTGAACCAGTGCCGGACTGTCCCACGGAACCCCTGGACTGACGACAATTCGCTGCATTCGGGCGGGATCTGGCTGAAGCGAATTTCCTAAGGCAACCGTAATGCCTTCTGATGCAAGGGATTGCTGGAGAGCGATCAGAGCATCCGACTGACCGCGATCGCTCAGGGTGACTTGCCATCCCTGCCGTTTTAGTAAGCGAGCTGCGGCAATTCCCGATTTGCCAAGACCGATGACATAGGCGCTAGACGTTGCATTAGACCTTGCGCCAGAAATTGCACCAGATACCGCACTCGACATAAGCTTTTACAACAGAATTACCTTGGGCTGATTCTGATCCTACCGTTTTGAAGGACGGTTCTTCGGGAAAATCGCAGGATTGACCCCTCTAGTTCTTCATGATGAGAACTATGCATGAGGATTCTTCTCAGTAATTCGCAATCTTCATAGATTCAGGAAAATACTTCTCAACAAAAACATGAGGTTTTGTAAAAAGCCTCCCCTTTTGCTTTTAACTGTAACCCTCGATACATTTTTATCCCGTCAGAATTGATGCAATCAAAACTGAGCGTTATGAGCTGATCGGTTGTTATGTCAATCGATCGACAATCTGTGGCATTGCTGCACTTCATTCAATTTGCCTGTTCTAAACTTACCTGTTCTAAACAATCAGCTCTTCTCGTAGCCTGTTCTCTTCGCAGACTGAGTTCCGGTTTCGCTACCCTTTATTTTTTGCAGCCTTGTTCACGCAAGATTGCCTTCTTTAGCGTGTCCGAGAGCTTCTGAAACAAAAGTTTTATGAGCGGCTTTGTGCTAGCTCGGTTTCATCCTGCATTCCTTGAGGGATTCCTCCGTGTTGAAAAAAATTCTCCTTGTTGCGCTGCTTGCTTTGTGGTTCTCCAGTAGCACTTGGGTCGATACTGCTGCCGCTCAAACCGCAGCGGAAAACCCGATTAGTGCAGGCGATACGGCATTCATGATGATCTCGGCAGCTCTGGTGCTGTTTATGACGCCGGGATTAGCCTTTTTCTATGGGGGTCTGGTGCGTTCCCGCAACGTCCTGAACACCATGATGATGAGCCTGATGGTCATGGGTCTGGTGGGCGTGACCTGGGTGCTGTGGGGCTATAGCCTTGCCTTCTCTGTCACCAAAGACACTTTGAGTTCCGGGGGCTTTGCTCAGGGATTAGAAACCCTGGTGGGCAACCTGAACTGGGCTTTCCTCAACAATGTCGCGTTTGATGCACCTGACCCGATCGGCTATGCAGGAACCATTCCGCATCAGGTGTTCATGATCTATCAAATGATGTTCGCCATCATTACCCCGGCATTAATTTCGGGGGCGATCGTGGAGCGGGTGAGCTTCAAGGCATACTTCTGGTTCATTCTGCTCTGGTCTACCTTTATCTATTCGCCGCTGGCACACTGGGTTTGGGGGCGAGGCTTTATTGGCGGACTGGGTGCGCTGGACTTTGCAGGCGGAACGGTAGTTCACATTAGCTCCGGGGTGTCGGCTCTCGTGGCTGCCTGGATGCTGGGTGCCCGCAGAACCTATCCGTCGCAGCCCACCATTCCCCATAACGTACCTTACGTGCTGATTGGAATTGGCATTCTCTGGTTTGGCTGGTTTGGCTTCAACGCCGGAAGTGCTTTAAGCGCTGGTGGGCTGGCAACGGTGGCGTTTGTGGCAACGGCAGTAGCAGCCTGTGCGGCGGGCTTAACCTGGATGCTCGTGGAATGGGTGCTGCGCGGCAAACCCACGGCGATCGGTTTGGCAAGTGGATTTCTGGCAGGTCTGGTGGGCGTTACCCCTGCGGCGGGCTATGTCACTCCGATCGGCGCGATTCTAATTGGTTCGATTACGGCAGTTTGCTGCTTCTTTGCAGTGAGTCTGCGGGCGCGGCTCCAGTTTGATGATTCGCTGGATACCTTCCCGGTTCACGGGGTTGGGGGAACGGTCGGTGCCATTCTGACGGGCATCTTTGCAACAAAGGCTGTCAACGCCGCAGGCGACAATGGCTTGCTGTTTGGCAACGCTCCGCAATTACTGGAGCAGATCGAGGGCGTGGTCGTCACCTATGTCTTTGCGGCAGTCGGTACGTTTGTGATTATCAAAGTGCTGAGCTACTTCATGGAACTGCGCGTGAAGCCGGAGGTGGAGTATCAGGGCTTGGATGTCAACCAGCACGGCGAAGATGCCTACAACGATGCCTTTATTACGGGTGAGTTTGTGCCCGTCATGGGATCGGGCGAAGAACCGCTGCCCAAACACTAAAGCTATGATGTCGGTGGATTCGCGAACGGTTTGTAATTGATTTTTCTAGTAAAAATGGCGTACTTCGATCGGAGGTACGCTTTTTGTTTGAGGATATTTGTTTGTCGATCGAATACCCTTCTAGCCGTCAATTCTGAGTTATTCCTCGTTATTCCTGGTTCCTCGTTCCAATGCTCTGCGTTGGAATATCCTATGGAGGCTCTGCCTCTAGATCCGATAAGTTGGCGGCAGAGCCGCATTCGAGCCTTATCCAGGCTGAGCCTGGACACCAGAAGACCAGAAGATATTAGAGGAGAAGTCAAAGGAGCTGAACGTCCGAAAAGCTATACTTTCGGTTTGACTGTCGTGGCAATGTGCAGTTCCTTAAGCTGCTTGACATCGACCTCGGAAGGGGCGTTGGTGAGCAGACATTTTGCCTGCTGAGTTTTCGGGAATGCCATTACATCACGAATCGACTCTTCACCCGCCAGCAGCATCACCAGACGATCGATCCCATAGGCGATCCCGCCGTGAGGAGGTGTGCCGTACTCGAATGCTTCCAGCAAAAAGCCGAACTTTTCGTGTGCTTCTTCGGTGGATAAGCCGATCGTCTCAAATACCTGCTGCTGCAAGTCGGGCTGATAGATTCGCAGACTGCCGCCGCCGACTTCAAAGCCGTTGAACACCAGATCGTAAGCCTGGGCGCGGGCGGTTTTCAGGTCGTGAGCATCCTCCGGGAAAGGGGCAGTAAAGGGGTGGTGCAGTGCCTCCAGGCGATTTTCGTCTGCGTTCCACTCGAACATGGGGAAGTCGGTAATCCAGAGCAGGTTAATCTTTTCCGGATCGACCAAATTCAGTTCGCGGACAGTCACCTGACGCAGGCGATCGAGGGTTTTGTTAACCGTGGGCGCGTCTCCGGCTCCAAATAGCAGCAGATGTCCGGGCTGTGCCCCGGTGCGCTTCAGGAGTTCCGTTTTTTGCTCCTCGGTGAGGTTGTCTTTGATTGCGCCGATCGTGTCAATTTCGCCGCCGTCTCGCACTCGCACGTAAGCCAGACCTTTTGCACCCATGCTGGTGGCTTCGTTGAACAGATCGCCGCCCGGCTTAATTCGCACGTTTGAGAAGGCATCGTTGCCGCCCGGAATCGGCAGAACTTTGACAATGCCGCCGCTTGCCACTGCGCCAGAGAAGACCTTAAAGCCTGAATCTTTCATCAGGTCGGACACATCCACCAGTTCCAGTCCGTAGCGCGTATCGGGTTTGTCGCAGCCGTAGCGATCCATTGCCTCCTGGTAAGTCAGCCGGGGGAAGGGGCGGGATAGCTCAATGCCTTTCACTTGCTTGAAGATCGCACAAACCATCTTTTCGTTGAGTTCCAGGATTTCCTCCTGGTTCATAAAGCTCATTTCCATGTCGAGCTGGGTAAACTCTGGCTGACGGTCTGCCCGCAAATCCTCGTCGCGGAAGCATCGGGCAACTTGATAGTAGCGATCGAGTCCCGATACCATCAAAAGCTGCTTGAAGAGCTGGGGCGACTGGGGCAACGCAAAAAACTCGCCGGGATTCACTCGGCTGGGCACAAGATAATCCCTTGCGCCTTCGGGGGTCGATCGCGTCAGGATAGGGGTTTCGACTTCGATAAAGCCTTCTGCATCTTCTAGATAGCGACGAACGGCTTTGATAATTTGGTGACGGAGCTGGATATTCCGGCTCATGCGCTCTCGCCGCAGGTCAAGATAGCGGTACTTCAGGCGCAGATCTTCCCGCACCGATTCCTGCTCAGCCATAGATACCTGGAAGGGTAGCTGCTTGCGAACCGGGCTGATGAGTTCAATTTGATCGGCGTAGATTTCAACCTCACCCGTAGGAAGGCGAGGATTCAGGGATTCTGGCGGACGCTGGCTGACCCGCCCCGTGACTTTTACAACGTACTCATTCCGCAAATCGTCTGCTGTCTTGTAGGATTCCGGCGTGCGTTCCGGGTCGCTCACAATCTGGGCGATACCTGTGCGATCGCGCAAATCCACGAAAATTACGCCCCCATGATCGCGGCGACGATCGACCCATCCAAACAGGGTGACTGTCTCTCCTACGTTTCCGGCTCGAAGCTCTCCGCAATAATGAGTCCGCATGGCTGGTCTGAAATGGCTCGGTACAAATACAATAAAACTTTTCCATTATCCTGCATTCCGGCGCGTCTGTACCGCAGGGAATATCTTTCGAGCGAAGAAGTTTCAAACGTTCCCCCATTCCCAGGTTTTTACTCTGTTTTTATTCTGTCAAAGGCGATACGGGACTACTTCCAAAGTAGGACGCTTCAGCTTGGCAGGCTTCTTAGGATCGGGGCGTAATGGCTTTGGGCAATTCACGGCATCTACGGAAGCATCGACTTCATCCGCTTCGTCGTGGGCTGAGTTTGTCCTGAAGCGTTGTCCTGATTTCTTATCCCCGATTCTTGAGCAGAACATCCTGAGTAAGACAGTAAAACATTATGACTTCTAGCAATCCTCGCACCGTTCGCACCACCGAATTTGAGCAATCTAAGACGATCGCTGCTCCTGCCGATGATGTGTTTGACTTCATGGCAGATGTGAGCAACCTGCCCAAGTATCTGCCCACGGTTCGCAGTGCCCAACCCCAGCAAGGCGAGCGAGTTCGCACCCAGGGACAGGCAGGCGGACATTCCTATGATTCCGATGGGCATTTTCGCGTCGATCGCCTCACGAAGCGAATTGAGTGGGGTTCGGATGGCGAGAACGACTACGGCGGCTGGATGGAAGTAGACGGAGACAGCGAACAGGCAAAAGTTACTGTTCACATTCACTACGCACCACCCGCAGAGATGGCACAAAAGATGGGCGAGCAATCTCCCGAAGGCACATTTGAATCTTCCATTAATGAAGGAATTGGGAAAGCTCTGGATTCAATTAAGAACATCTGTGAGGGAAAGGGCGGCAAAGAAGAGATTGAAGCGAATCGGCAATAGTTTCAGTACTTGCTAGAGAAGCTTTTGTATATCAGTTTGGGAATGGATGGACAATGGCGATTGGTTTTTCAGACGAATGGATATAAGTGCCATTTTCTAGGGGTTATGTTACTTGACTTCAGTCAATGTCGTGGCTCGAAAGTCCCCCACTTGTGGGGGATGTAGGGGGCAATGCAGGATTTAGAG from Leptolyngbya ohadii IS1 includes the following:
- the nfi gene encoding deoxyribonuclease V (cleaves DNA at apurinic or apyrimidinic sites), whose protein sequence is MIEIQFSHAWDLSPEAAVKLQHQLKSEIITTDRFGEVRSVAGVDVGFEDGGDTTRAAVAVLSFPELRVVERSVARRPTSFPYVPGLLSFREVPAVLDALEKLRSLPDLLLCDGQGTAHPRRFGIACHLGLLTNLPAIGVGKSLLVGRYEEVSDTKGAWQPLIHRGETIGAVLRTRPGTKPLFISPGHRISLPTAIDYVLHCTTRYRLPETTRAAHKLASETSAAEVDAMLEKSEYYGKSDAKSDISENGQLELGI
- a CDS encoding chlorophyll a/b-binding protein yields the protein MTAPQPASSDQPTTSTIPAEVVPQPEPAFGWTRYAELINGRFAMIGFVALLILEFFTGQDFFTWLGLR
- the pirA gene encoding arginine synthesis PII-interacting regulator PirA, which gives rise to MNANRRQAITKTAQLHRENLRRNLERRLEAARATGDQNLVKMLEAEANYIG
- the murD gene encoding UDP-N-acetylmuramoyl-L-alanine--D-glutamate ligase produces the protein MSSAVSGAISGARSNATSSAYVIGLGKSGIAAARLLKRQGWQVTLSDRGQSDALIALQQSLASEGITVALGNSLQPDPARMQRIVVSPGVPWDSPALVQARQMGIQTIGEIELAWQALSDRPWVGITGTNGKTTTTALIAAIFQAAGLNAPACGNIGYPACDLALLPDRPDWVIAELSSYQIESSASVAPQVGIWTTFTPDHLSRHKTLENYYSIKAHLLQQSQYQVFNGDDPYLRQAASQWQQAYWTSVSGKANLPGDPDRGAYIESGWAIVQGEPIVPVNALRMVGDHNQQNLLMAVLAARLAGIEKAAIETAIRIFPGVSHRLEQICTWNGIEFINDSKATNYDAAEVGLAAVDAPAILIAGGEAKAGEDQAWLDMIQRKAAFVLLIGSAASTFAARLQQINYASYEVVETMERAVTRSAELAQKLNAKVVLLSPACASFDQYANFEQRGDHFRQLCLAL
- a CDS encoding ammonium transporter — its product is MLKKILLVALLALWFSSSTWVDTAAAQTAAENPISAGDTAFMMISAALVLFMTPGLAFFYGGLVRSRNVLNTMMMSLMVMGLVGVTWVLWGYSLAFSVTKDTLSSGGFAQGLETLVGNLNWAFLNNVAFDAPDPIGYAGTIPHQVFMIYQMMFAIITPALISGAIVERVSFKAYFWFILLWSTFIYSPLAHWVWGRGFIGGLGALDFAGGTVVHISSGVSALVAAWMLGARRTYPSQPTIPHNVPYVLIGIGILWFGWFGFNAGSALSAGGLATVAFVATAVAACAAGLTWMLVEWVLRGKPTAIGLASGFLAGLVGVTPAAGYVTPIGAILIGSITAVCCFFAVSLRARLQFDDSLDTFPVHGVGGTVGAILTGIFATKAVNAAGDNGLLFGNAPQLLEQIEGVVVTYVFAAVGTFVIIKVLSYFMELRVKPEVEYQGLDVNQHGEDAYNDAFITGEFVPVMGSGEEPLPKH
- the aspS gene encoding aspartate--tRNA ligase, which encodes MRTHYCGELRAGNVGETVTLFGWVDRRRDHGGVIFVDLRDRTGIAQIVSDPERTPESYKTADDLRNEYVVKVTGRVSQRPPESLNPRLPTGEVEIYADQIELISPVRKQLPFQVSMAEQESVREDLRLKYRYLDLRRERMSRNIQLRHQIIKAVRRYLEDAEGFIEVETPILTRSTPEGARDYLVPSRVNPGEFFALPQSPQLFKQLLMVSGLDRYYQVARCFRDEDLRADRQPEFTQLDMEMSFMNQEEILELNEKMVCAIFKQVKGIELSRPFPRLTYQEAMDRYGCDKPDTRYGLELVDVSDLMKDSGFKVFSGAVASGGIVKVLPIPGGNDAFSNVRIKPGGDLFNEATSMGAKGLAYVRVRDGGEIDTIGAIKDNLTEEQKTELLKRTGAQPGHLLLFGAGDAPTVNKTLDRLRQVTVRELNLVDPEKINLLWITDFPMFEWNADENRLEALHHPFTAPFPEDAHDLKTARAQAYDLVFNGFEVGGGSLRIYQPDLQQQVFETIGLSTEEAHEKFGFLLEAFEYGTPPHGGIAYGIDRLVMLLAGEESIRDVMAFPKTQQAKCLLTNAPSEVDVKQLKELHIATTVKPKV
- a CDS encoding SRPBCC family protein; this encodes MTSSNPRTVRTTEFEQSKTIAAPADDVFDFMADVSNLPKYLPTVRSAQPQQGERVRTQGQAGGHSYDSDGHFRVDRLTKRIEWGSDGENDYGGWMEVDGDSEQAKVTVHIHYAPPAEMAQKMGEQSPEGTFESSINEGIGKALDSIKNICEGKGGKEEIEANRQ